The following proteins come from a genomic window of Corynebacterium hansenii:
- a CDS encoding ABC transporter substrate-binding protein, with translation MQRPIFRKAAAAVAAFTGAALLLAGCSAPGAASDDSASGGEFTVTDVAGRTVSFDRRPERVILGEGRASFVTALLDKDNPTEHVVAWGGDLHSGAPSFEKKLFEAHPKAKDVPVIGNLAKGDVTVENLLAHDPDVVVMTLDHKKAAEKNGFLAKLDQAGLKYVFTDFRQKPLENTTASVRLLGRILDEDDAAERFAKFYDAKVADVTDRVKDVKDKPRTFVWRAAGLKDCCATVKNSNLGDLVNAAGGDNIGDGILDSESGDVTAEKVLAEEPDAIIATGGSWAPDPEKPAVLPHVELGYGANDGTARKTLDGLTATPGFDHLRAPAEGNLHGLYHQFYDSPYNVFALQQIGAWLHPDKFKDVDPVADFAEFHREWLPFELTGTFFTSTGAGK, from the coding sequence GTGCAACGTCCGATCTTCCGCAAGGCGGCGGCCGCCGTCGCCGCGTTCACCGGCGCCGCCCTCCTGCTCGCCGGCTGCTCCGCGCCCGGAGCCGCCTCCGACGACTCCGCCTCCGGCGGCGAATTCACCGTCACCGACGTCGCGGGCCGCACGGTCTCCTTCGATCGGCGCCCGGAGCGCGTCATCCTCGGCGAGGGCCGGGCGTCGTTCGTCACCGCGCTGCTGGACAAGGACAACCCCACCGAGCACGTCGTCGCCTGGGGCGGTGACCTGCACTCCGGCGCCCCCTCCTTCGAGAAGAAGCTGTTCGAGGCCCACCCGAAGGCGAAGGACGTGCCGGTCATCGGCAACCTGGCCAAGGGCGACGTCACCGTGGAGAACCTGCTGGCCCACGACCCCGACGTCGTGGTCATGACGCTCGACCACAAGAAGGCCGCCGAGAAGAACGGCTTCCTGGCCAAGCTCGACCAGGCCGGCCTGAAATACGTCTTCACCGACTTCCGCCAGAAGCCGCTGGAGAACACCACGGCGTCGGTCCGGCTCCTCGGCCGGATCCTCGACGAGGACGACGCCGCGGAGCGGTTCGCCAAGTTCTACGACGCGAAGGTCGCGGACGTCACCGACCGCGTGAAGGACGTCAAGGACAAGCCGCGCACCTTCGTGTGGCGCGCCGCGGGCCTGAAGGACTGCTGCGCCACGGTGAAGAACTCCAACCTCGGCGACCTGGTCAACGCCGCCGGCGGCGACAACATCGGCGACGGCATCCTCGATTCCGAATCCGGCGACGTCACCGCCGAGAAGGTGCTGGCCGAGGAACCCGACGCCATCATCGCCACCGGCGGCTCCTGGGCGCCGGACCCGGAGAAGCCCGCCGTCCTGCCGCACGTCGAGCTCGGCTACGGCGCCAACGACGGCACCGCGCGCAAGACTCTCGACGGCCTGACCGCCACGCCCGGCTTCGACCACCTGCGCGCGCCGGCCGAGGGCAACCTCCACGGCCTCTACCACCAGTTCTACGACTCGCCCTACAACGTCTTCGCGCTCCAGCAGATCGGCGCGTGGCTCCACCCCGACAAGTTCAAGGACGTCGACCCCGTGGCCGACTTCGCCGAGTTCCACCGCGAGTGGCTGCCCTTCGAGCTGACCGGCACCTTCTTCACCTCCACGGGGGCCGGGAAGTGA
- a CDS encoding FecCD family ABC transporter permease yields MAIAALTVIAFAAFVVATVVGPLPLSVGDVLGGIADPSSVDDRTRTVLWNLRLPMSVMAVLIGAALSLAGAQMQTILDNPLAEPFTLGISAAAAFGGAASIVLGWSVIANPQFNLAAVAWASAMIAVAVVMVAALWRGAGSESMILLGISLVFLFQALLALMQYRATTEALQQIVFWTMGSLGRATWTANGLIAGALLIAVPFTMLSAWKLTALRLGESRAAAMGVDVPKLRAATLVVASLLAATAVAFAGIIGFIGLVGPHVARILVGEDHRFFVPASMAAGAALLAAAHAVSITIVPGIAIPIGIITALVGVPFFVVLVLARRRVLGGR; encoded by the coding sequence CTGGCCATCGCCGCGCTGACCGTGATCGCGTTCGCGGCGTTCGTCGTGGCCACCGTCGTCGGGCCGCTGCCGCTGTCCGTGGGCGACGTGCTCGGCGGCATCGCCGACCCGTCGTCGGTCGATGACCGCACGCGGACGGTGCTGTGGAACCTGCGGCTGCCGATGTCCGTCATGGCGGTGCTCATCGGCGCCGCGCTGTCGCTGGCCGGCGCGCAGATGCAGACGATCCTGGACAACCCGCTGGCCGAACCGTTCACGCTGGGCATCTCCGCGGCCGCGGCGTTCGGCGGGGCGGCGTCGATCGTGCTGGGGTGGAGCGTCATCGCCAACCCGCAGTTCAACCTGGCGGCCGTGGCCTGGGCGTCGGCGATGATCGCCGTGGCCGTGGTCATGGTCGCGGCACTGTGGCGCGGCGCGGGCTCGGAATCGATGATCCTGCTGGGCATTTCGCTGGTCTTCCTGTTCCAGGCGCTGCTGGCGCTGATGCAGTACCGGGCGACCACCGAGGCGCTGCAGCAGATCGTGTTCTGGACCATGGGGTCGCTGGGCCGCGCCACGTGGACCGCCAACGGGCTGATCGCCGGGGCGCTGCTGATCGCCGTGCCGTTCACCATGTTGTCCGCGTGGAAGCTCACCGCGCTGCGCCTGGGCGAGTCCCGCGCCGCCGCGATGGGCGTCGACGTGCCGAAGCTGCGGGCGGCGACGCTCGTGGTGGCGTCGCTGCTGGCGGCCACGGCGGTCGCCTTCGCGGGGATCATCGGGTTCATCGGACTGGTCGGGCCGCACGTCGCGCGGATCCTCGTCGGCGAGGATCACCGGTTCTTCGTGCCGGCGTCGATGGCCGCCGGCGCCGCGCTGCTGGCCGCCGCCCACGCCGTGTCCATCACCATCGTGCCGGGCATCGCCATCCCCATCGGGATCATCACCGCGCTGGTCGGCGTGCCGTTCTTCGTGGTGCTCGTGCTGGCGCGGCGCCGCGTGCTGGGAGGTCGCTGA
- a CDS encoding GmrSD restriction endonuclease domain-containing protein yields the protein MARLFRVLVPAPRLAPRPAPDPAPDPVSASALRRLAPPLLALFLSFAAACGGAGDGPGKGEGAGESGDARDAAALLSSVAVAPERITVLGYDRSRFGGWTAAGTASGAGDTRDAVLAEWFSGSPTIADPYTGEDVAADGVDVDHLYPLAAAWDFGAHAWGARARREFANDAALNLVPVASAVNREKSDLTPAEWLPPARELRCGYSVRYLRVAVAWELPVSVADWTAMAGACGIRAR from the coding sequence GTGGCCCGCCTCTTCCGCGTTCTCGTCCCCGCTCCCCGTCTTGCTCCCCGTCCCGCCCCCGATCCCGCTCCCGACCCCGTTTCCGCATCCGCTTTACGACGGCTCGCGCCCCCGCTCCTCGCCCTTTTCCTGTCATTCGCCGCGGCCTGCGGCGGCGCGGGCGACGGCCCGGGCAAGGGTGAGGGCGCCGGCGAGTCCGGCGATGCACGGGACGCCGCCGCTCTCCTGTCCTCCGTGGCCGTCGCCCCGGAGCGCATCACCGTGCTGGGCTACGACCGCTCCCGGTTCGGAGGATGGACCGCGGCCGGGACGGCTTCCGGCGCGGGCGACACCCGGGACGCGGTGCTCGCCGAGTGGTTCTCCGGCTCCCCCACCATCGCCGACCCGTATACGGGCGAAGACGTCGCGGCAGACGGCGTCGACGTCGACCACCTCTACCCGCTCGCCGCGGCGTGGGATTTCGGGGCGCACGCCTGGGGCGCGCGGGCGCGGCGCGAATTCGCCAACGACGCCGCGCTCAACCTCGTGCCGGTCGCCTCCGCCGTGAACCGCGAGAAGTCCGACCTCACGCCCGCGGAGTGGCTGCCACCCGCCCGGGAACTGCGGTGCGGCTACTCCGTCCGCTACCTCCGCGTCGCCGTCGCATGGGAGCTGCCGGTGTCCGTCGCCGACTGGACCGCGATGGCCGGAGCCTGCGGCATCCGGGCGCGGTAA
- a CDS encoding DEAD/DEAH box helicase: MSSPTHLLHGLWLPGTGLNLWLERVEGHRVLRALDDASRAALPAAASAVLASVPRGRPEVELRTPKGRAVRHVLPTWAFVPERAVTVLESLRADADDPAFAPDLRFLIRVQESLERWARAGRALVAVTWEDGRWWPQWRLPDGLKETSWRAQVAQRTPPVLTVNGGGEMLDDLMGRLFHWTVNALLADLPDPPKGRQAFVRALLDSEPLRRATPDVASDLAQWRSSASGEDVRLLLVLEEPEEFDDPDHGRVIDIVNNRGGGADDPDEGLWWPLRMHYRIGVGAPERLDPSMCRGSVLTQLRPQLEVAQQAFPPFREAISDGAGLDLLLNPRQVVDLVAHGVDALRDAGIAVMLPRSWVSARPSLRLEVDPREKEPVGSVRGATESRVGFDQIVDYKWRLTLGDEVLSDDDVRRLAESGSGLVRLRDSWIAADPDTTRRALKFLEEQTKAGEATGRGSAALSEIHFAGGSVTRAPVPVDVDARGWARSLYGGMIGDPDDDGFEGPAEIHRRRVPVPEGFVGELREYQRRGLDWLSWMSDAGFGVILADDMGLGKTVQILALLLHEKETRLAAESDDERRAREELDAALDAGDGSVRALDGVVKRYPTLLVAPMSVVSNWAAEARKFAPGLTVKVLHGGNRPRGAELKRVAEGADLVVTTYGIVARDPGEWGAVQWDHVILDEAQAVKNPNTAVARAVRLLPARQRIALTGTPVENNLGELRSIMDFCNRNILGSARSFRSRFAAPIERDGDENAAAELRTITAPFILRRMKSDPGILDELPEKDEAVTLVPLTAEQALLYRGWVEELEREVDAAKGMKRRALVLQGITKLKQICNHPAHYQSDGSPLLDRGRHRSGKVAQLQAIVDEAVLADERVLVFTQYTTFGKMLQPWLSERLGREIPFLHGGVSRAARQRMVDEFNAEGGAPVMVLSLKAGGTGLNLTAANHVVHVDRWWNPAVEDQATDRAYRIGQRRDVQVHKLVAKGTIEERIDQVIAGKVDLARAVMPTGESWLTEMGLDELHRLWRLDDDRSRRAAEAAEAGHTVEDEWARDAAGGGKGGGGADGADEEGGKDEKDAVADVIELGAGKDSARKGKRDGRR; this comes from the coding sequence ATGTCTTCGCCCACCCATCTGCTCCACGGACTGTGGCTGCCCGGCACGGGGCTGAATCTGTGGTTGGAGCGGGTCGAGGGGCACCGGGTGCTGAGGGCGCTCGACGACGCCTCGCGGGCCGCGTTGCCGGCCGCCGCATCGGCCGTGCTGGCCTCCGTGCCCAGGGGGCGCCCCGAGGTGGAGCTGCGCACGCCGAAGGGGAGGGCCGTCCGCCACGTGCTGCCCACGTGGGCGTTCGTGCCCGAGCGCGCGGTGACCGTTCTGGAATCGCTGCGCGCCGACGCCGATGACCCGGCGTTCGCTCCGGACCTGCGTTTCCTCATCCGCGTGCAGGAGTCCCTCGAGCGGTGGGCGCGCGCCGGGCGTGCGCTGGTCGCCGTGACGTGGGAGGACGGCCGGTGGTGGCCGCAATGGCGGTTGCCGGACGGGCTGAAGGAAACGTCGTGGCGGGCGCAGGTCGCGCAGCGCACGCCGCCGGTGCTGACCGTCAACGGCGGCGGCGAAATGCTCGACGACCTGATGGGGCGGCTGTTCCACTGGACCGTCAACGCTCTGCTGGCGGACCTGCCGGACCCGCCGAAGGGACGCCAGGCGTTCGTGCGCGCGCTGCTCGATTCGGAGCCGCTGCGCCGGGCGACGCCGGACGTCGCGTCGGATCTGGCCCAGTGGCGGTCGTCGGCGTCCGGGGAGGACGTCCGGCTGCTGCTCGTGCTGGAGGAGCCCGAGGAGTTCGACGACCCCGACCATGGGCGCGTCATCGACATCGTGAACAACCGCGGCGGTGGCGCCGACGACCCCGACGAGGGCCTGTGGTGGCCGCTGCGCATGCACTACCGCATCGGGGTGGGCGCCCCGGAACGCCTGGACCCGTCGATGTGCCGCGGGTCGGTGCTCACGCAGTTGCGGCCGCAGCTGGAGGTGGCGCAGCAGGCGTTCCCGCCGTTCCGCGAGGCGATCTCGGACGGCGCGGGCCTGGATCTGCTGCTCAACCCGCGCCAGGTCGTGGACCTGGTGGCGCACGGAGTCGACGCCCTGCGCGACGCCGGCATCGCGGTGATGCTGCCCCGGTCGTGGGTCAGCGCCCGCCCGTCGCTGCGCCTGGAGGTCGATCCCCGGGAGAAGGAGCCGGTCGGGTCGGTGCGCGGCGCGACGGAATCGCGCGTCGGGTTCGACCAGATCGTGGACTACAAGTGGCGGCTCACGCTCGGCGACGAGGTGCTGTCCGACGACGACGTCCGCCGCCTGGCCGAGTCCGGCTCCGGTCTGGTGCGGCTGCGGGATTCGTGGATCGCGGCTGACCCGGACACCACGCGCAGGGCGCTGAAGTTCCTGGAGGAGCAGACGAAGGCCGGGGAGGCCACGGGCAGGGGCTCGGCGGCGCTGAGCGAGATCCACTTCGCCGGCGGGTCGGTGACGCGGGCGCCGGTGCCCGTCGACGTCGACGCCCGCGGCTGGGCCCGGTCGCTCTACGGCGGGATGATCGGCGACCCCGATGACGATGGCTTCGAGGGCCCCGCCGAAATCCACCGTCGCCGTGTGCCCGTGCCGGAAGGATTCGTCGGCGAATTGCGCGAATACCAGCGCCGCGGCCTGGATTGGCTGTCGTGGATGTCGGACGCCGGTTTCGGCGTGATCCTCGCCGACGACATGGGGCTGGGCAAGACGGTGCAGATCCTCGCCCTGCTGCTCCACGAGAAGGAAACGCGGCTGGCCGCCGAATCCGACGATGAGCGTCGCGCGCGCGAAGAACTCGACGCCGCCCTCGACGCGGGCGACGGCTCGGTGCGGGCGCTGGACGGCGTCGTCAAGCGGTACCCGACGCTGCTGGTCGCACCGATGTCGGTCGTGTCCAACTGGGCCGCCGAAGCGCGGAAGTTCGCTCCGGGCCTGACGGTGAAGGTGCTGCACGGCGGCAACCGCCCGCGCGGGGCGGAACTCAAGCGCGTCGCCGAGGGCGCCGATCTGGTGGTGACCACCTACGGCATCGTCGCGCGCGACCCCGGCGAATGGGGCGCGGTGCAGTGGGACCACGTGATCCTGGACGAGGCGCAGGCGGTGAAGAACCCCAACACCGCCGTGGCCAGGGCCGTGCGGCTGCTGCCGGCGCGGCAGCGAATCGCGCTGACGGGCACGCCGGTGGAGAACAACCTGGGCGAGTTGCGGTCGATCATGGATTTCTGCAACCGCAACATCCTCGGTTCGGCGCGGTCCTTCCGATCGCGGTTCGCCGCGCCCATCGAGCGCGACGGCGACGAAAACGCGGCCGCGGAGCTGCGCACCATCACCGCGCCGTTCATCCTGCGGCGCATGAAGTCCGACCCGGGGATCCTCGACGAGCTGCCGGAGAAAGACGAGGCCGTCACGCTCGTGCCGCTGACCGCCGAGCAGGCGCTTCTGTACCGCGGCTGGGTCGAGGAGCTCGAGCGGGAGGTCGACGCCGCGAAGGGGATGAAGAGGCGGGCGCTGGTGCTGCAGGGCATCACCAAGCTCAAGCAGATCTGCAACCACCCCGCGCATTACCAGTCCGACGGGTCGCCGCTGCTCGATCGCGGCCGGCACCGGTCGGGCAAGGTCGCGCAGCTGCAGGCCATCGTCGACGAGGCCGTGCTGGCCGACGAGCGCGTGCTCGTGTTCACCCAGTACACGACGTTCGGGAAGATGCTGCAGCCCTGGCTGTCCGAGCGGTTGGGCCGCGAGATCCCCTTCCTCCACGGCGGGGTGTCGCGGGCGGCGCGGCAGCGGATGGTCGACGAGTTCAACGCCGAGGGCGGCGCGCCGGTGATGGTGCTCAGCCTCAAGGCCGGCGGCACGGGCCTGAACCTCACGGCGGCCAACCACGTGGTCCACGTCGACCGCTGGTGGAACCCGGCGGTGGAGGACCAGGCCACCGACCGCGCCTACCGCATCGGCCAGCGGCGCGACGTGCAGGTGCACAAGCTGGTGGCCAAGGGCACCATCGAGGAGCGCATCGACCAGGTCATCGCCGGCAAGGTCGACCTCGCGCGGGCGGTGATGCCCACCGGCGAGTCGTGGCTGACGGAAATGGGGCTCGACGAACTGCACCGCCTGTGGCGGCTTGACGACGACCGCTCGCGCAGGGCCGCAGAGGCCGCCGAAGCCGGGCACACCGTGGAAGACGAGTGGGCGCGGGACGCGGCCGGGGGCGGGAAAGGCGGGGGCGGCGCGGATGGCGCGGATGAAGAGGGCGGGAAGGACGAGAAGGACGCCGTCGCCGACGTGATCGAGCTCGGCGCCGGCAAGGATTCGGCGAGGAAGGGGAAACGCGATGGCCGACGGTGA
- the putP gene encoding sodium/proline symporter PutP — protein sequence MQTTTWYFIAIVIYLALMLYIGYTGYRKTTEYDDYMLAGRGLHPFIAALSAGASDMSGWLLMGLPGAIYLSGLNQTWIAIGLCIGAWANWKLTAPRLRSYTKVAKNSITIPSFLENRLEDRTKILRVASGIIILVFFTFYVSSGMVAGGRYWESTFGGDYLVGLLLVATVTVLYTLFGGFLAVSYTDAVQGVIMFLALLIVPVVAMFVLTSEGEPVSDLFSFAAENAYPGSGGAPVDGFFNAFSGVPLLGTIGLIGWGLGYFGQPHIIVRFMALRSPADAVAGRRYGVTWQVICMLGATLVAVVSTVFFARNPDASVTDTESYETIFLDLTRVIFHPLVAGLILTAVLAAIMSTISSQLLVSSSALIEDLYRGVVNKNLRSSTSMLASRIAVAVVALIAGVIASNPNSSILSLVGFAWAGFGSAFGPVILASLYWRRLNMPGAAAGIITGALVSFAWGMSPLTDVIYEIVPGVAASAIAMVAVTLMTKAPSPHIVEEFDHAAAEAAKPVAPRGEAVKVESTA from the coding sequence TTGCAAACGACGACTTGGTATTTCATCGCCATCGTCATCTACCTGGCCCTGATGCTGTACATCGGCTACACGGGCTACCGGAAGACGACCGAGTACGACGATTACATGCTCGCCGGGCGCGGTCTGCACCCGTTCATCGCGGCGCTGTCCGCAGGCGCGTCCGACATGTCGGGCTGGCTGCTGATGGGCCTGCCCGGCGCGATCTACCTCTCCGGCCTCAACCAGACGTGGATCGCCATCGGCCTGTGCATCGGCGCGTGGGCGAACTGGAAGCTGACGGCGCCGCGCCTGCGCAGCTACACGAAGGTGGCCAAGAACTCGATCACCATCCCGTCGTTCCTGGAGAACCGGCTCGAGGACCGCACGAAGATCCTGCGCGTGGCCTCGGGCATCATCATCCTGGTCTTCTTCACCTTCTACGTGTCCTCCGGCATGGTCGCCGGCGGCCGCTACTGGGAGTCGACGTTCGGCGGCGATTACCTGGTCGGCCTGCTGCTGGTCGCCACCGTGACGGTGCTGTACACGCTCTTCGGCGGCTTCCTGGCGGTGTCCTACACCGACGCCGTGCAGGGCGTCATCATGTTCCTGGCGCTGCTCATCGTCCCGGTCGTCGCCATGTTCGTGCTCACGAGCGAGGGCGAGCCGGTCTCGGACCTGTTCTCCTTCGCCGCCGAGAACGCCTACCCGGGCAGCGGGGGCGCCCCGGTCGACGGCTTCTTCAACGCGTTCAGCGGCGTGCCGCTGCTGGGCACCATCGGCCTGATCGGCTGGGGCCTGGGCTACTTCGGCCAGCCGCACATCATCGTTCGTTTCATGGCGCTGCGCTCCCCCGCCGACGCCGTCGCCGGCCGCCGCTACGGCGTGACCTGGCAGGTCATCTGCATGCTCGGCGCAACGCTGGTCGCCGTGGTGTCCACGGTGTTCTTCGCCCGCAACCCCGATGCGTCGGTCACCGACACCGAGTCCTACGAGACCATCTTCCTGGACCTCACCCGCGTCATCTTCCACCCGCTGGTCGCCGGCCTGATCCTCACCGCGGTCCTCGCGGCGATCATGTCCACCATTTCGTCGCAGCTGCTGGTGTCGTCCTCCGCGCTGATCGAGGACCTGTACCGCGGCGTGGTCAACAAGAACCTGCGTTCGTCGACGTCGATGCTGGCGTCGCGCATCGCCGTGGCGGTCGTCGCGCTGATCGCGGGCGTCATCGCCTCGAACCCGAACTCGTCGATCCTGTCGCTGGTCGGCTTCGCGTGGGCCGGTTTCGGTTCCGCGTTCGGCCCGGTCATCCTGGCGTCGCTGTACTGGCGCCGCCTGAACATGCCGGGTGCCGCGGCGGGCATCATCACCGGTGCGCTGGTGTCCTTCGCGTGGGGCATGAGCCCGCTGACGGACGTCATCTACGAGATCGTCCCGGGCGTGGCCGCCTCCGCCATCGCGATGGTCGCGGTCACCCTGATGACCAAGGCCCCGTCGCCGCACATCGTCGAGGAGTTCGACCACGCCGCCGCCGAGGCCGCCAAGCCGGTCGCCCCGCGTGGCGAAGCCGTGAAGGTCGAGTCCACGGCGTAG
- a CDS encoding ABC transporter ATP-binding protein: protein MTATLTVEGLRRSYGRREVLRGVDLGPVPGGTVTGLIGPNAAGKSTLVRAIAGIDRVRRGSIGVEAGGGPLTGAAARDAIGYVPQDLPGTASLTAFESVLASSRRGGMWRVGDDALAAAASAMSALGIEHLADRGLGELSGGQRQLVAVAQMLVRRPAVMLLDEPTSALDLRHQVRLLELIRREAEANGAVALVAIHDLNLAARYCDRLAVLSGGVIRAVGEPAEVLVPELLQEVYGLRARVLDDGGVPVVCPVPE, encoded by the coding sequence ATGACCGCGACTTTGACGGTGGAAGGGCTGCGCCGTTCCTACGGGCGGCGCGAGGTGTTGCGCGGGGTCGACCTGGGCCCGGTGCCCGGCGGCACCGTGACCGGTTTGATCGGCCCGAATGCGGCCGGCAAGTCCACGCTGGTCAGGGCCATCGCGGGCATCGACCGCGTCCGGAGGGGCAGCATCGGGGTGGAGGCCGGCGGCGGGCCGCTGACCGGCGCCGCCGCCCGCGATGCGATCGGCTACGTCCCGCAGGACCTGCCGGGCACGGCATCGCTGACGGCGTTCGAGTCGGTTCTCGCCTCCTCCCGGCGCGGCGGCATGTGGCGCGTCGGCGATGATGCGCTGGCCGCGGCCGCCTCGGCGATGTCCGCGCTGGGCATCGAGCATCTGGCGGACCGCGGGCTCGGCGAGCTGTCCGGCGGGCAGCGCCAGCTCGTCGCGGTGGCGCAGATGCTGGTGCGGCGGCCGGCGGTGATGCTTCTCGACGAGCCGACGTCCGCCCTCGACCTGCGCCACCAGGTCCGCCTGCTGGAGCTGATCCGGCGCGAGGCGGAGGCCAACGGTGCCGTGGCCCTGGTGGCCATCCACGACCTGAATCTGGCGGCGCGCTACTGCGACCGGCTGGCGGTGCTGTCCGGCGGCGTCATCCGCGCGGTGGGCGAACCGGCGGAGGTGCTGGTGCCCGAGCTGCTCCAGGAGGTTTACGGCCTGCGGGCCCGCGTGCTCGACGACGGCGGCGTGCCCGTGGTGTGCCCCGTGCCCGAGTAA